A genome region from Romeriopsis navalis LEGE 11480 includes the following:
- a CDS encoding DICT sensory domain-containing protein, with protein MIIPSPVLDELTAAMPQIRCQMYFKSSLTALSHAMEDQVLAGDDQPIVIASFQRERFYRQEAHRYVRIAERTDQVYVLAAPEADFTDNSEYYETVAFEPGDGLCAEWHLIVLGKNYASCLLCKEKMGGPTPTLHVDQSRRFEGLWTFDREIVFKSAEIMMQRIMRYRPELTEKIIQGMARFPHADVINTINRVDPEPFAERLVTYLQAGQYKLSKAYRSISLKERRERLVNVITSAVRQSLDPEAVLQVAAQEIGQTLKADRCLIYRCKDSDKQVTLAHEFLDQRHGQKAPRKTTAKSTAKRAKASSAPPALESLVGKRWDLYHNPVFQTAAQTLEPVYLEDTQTAEPFNQNTACQSLIGTYQIGAWLMVPMVHQDHLVGMLELHFCTPQPDFVTNHDLELVEAVASQVGIALIQAEAYANLEDLNQQLEALDRTRSNLIAITGHELRTPLTTIQVCIESLATDPDMSLDLRQVMLNSAMTDAERMRKLIQDFLTLSRLEGGRIEWRFEPMPLWECVELALSSIRSRYKEDLPQIKVDLPEDLPFVHADGEWLVESISRLLDNACKFTPSAGEIRIQAKADRDTNMMEVIVIDTGRGIEPHLLETIFERFYQEEGALRRSTGGTGLGLAICRQIITNWGGQIWGKSAGKDQGSEFHFTIPMIVERPETPKTTASKKKPKSGNPSRKRK; from the coding sequence ATGATCATTCCATCCCCTGTCCTTGACGAATTAACGGCAGCAATGCCCCAAATCCGTTGTCAGATGTACTTTAAATCTTCCTTAACGGCACTGTCCCATGCCATGGAAGATCAAGTCCTCGCCGGTGATGACCAACCCATCGTCATTGCTAGTTTTCAGCGCGAACGGTTCTATCGTCAAGAGGCGCACCGGTACGTGCGCATTGCCGAACGCACTGATCAGGTTTACGTCTTAGCCGCACCGGAAGCCGACTTTACGGACAATTCTGAATATTACGAAACCGTTGCCTTTGAACCCGGTGATGGCCTTTGCGCCGAGTGGCATTTGATTGTGCTGGGCAAAAACTACGCGTCCTGCCTGTTGTGCAAAGAGAAAATGGGGGGGCCTACGCCAACATTGCATGTTGACCAATCACGGCGGTTTGAGGGACTTTGGACCTTCGATCGTGAAATCGTGTTTAAGTCAGCCGAAATCATGATGCAACGGATTATGCGGTATCGCCCCGAACTCACCGAAAAAATCATCCAAGGCATGGCCCGATTTCCCCATGCAGATGTGATCAATACCATCAACCGAGTTGATCCAGAGCCATTTGCCGAGCGGCTGGTCACCTACTTGCAAGCCGGGCAATACAAACTCTCCAAAGCCTATCGATCAATTTCACTGAAGGAGCGCCGTGAGCGCTTGGTGAATGTCATTACATCGGCAGTGCGGCAATCCCTCGATCCAGAAGCAGTTCTACAAGTTGCCGCCCAAGAAATTGGCCAAACGCTGAAGGCCGATCGCTGCTTAATTTATCGCTGTAAAGATAGCGATAAACAAGTGACGTTAGCACATGAGTTTCTTGATCAACGCCACGGCCAAAAAGCGCCACGCAAAACCACAGCGAAATCCACGGCAAAACGCGCGAAAGCTTCATCGGCACCACCCGCCCTGGAGTCGTTGGTGGGCAAGCGTTGGGATTTATATCATAATCCTGTCTTCCAAACGGCGGCCCAAACCCTGGAACCAGTTTATCTAGAAGATACTCAAACCGCCGAACCCTTCAACCAAAATACCGCCTGCCAAAGCCTGATCGGCACCTATCAGATCGGCGCCTGGTTGATGGTGCCGATGGTTCACCAGGATCACCTCGTGGGGATGCTCGAACTGCATTTCTGCACCCCCCAGCCCGACTTCGTCACCAATCACGATCTCGAATTGGTGGAAGCCGTCGCCTCCCAGGTCGGCATCGCCTTAATTCAGGCCGAAGCCTACGCCAACCTCGAAGATCTAAACCAACAGTTAGAAGCCCTCGATCGCACCCGTAGCAACTTAATCGCGATCACCGGCCATGAGCTGCGCACACCGCTCACCACAATCCAAGTCTGCATCGAGAGTCTGGCCACGGACCCCGACATGTCCCTGGATTTACGCCAGGTGATGCTGAACTCCGCCATGACCGATGCGGAACGGATGCGCAAGCTGATTCAAGACTTTCTCACCCTTTCCCGACTCGAAGGCGGACGCATCGAATGGCGATTCGAGCCCATGCCACTGTGGGAATGTGTGGAATTAGCACTCAGCAGTATCCGCTCCCGTTACAAGGAGGATTTGCCCCAGATTAAGGTCGATCTACCTGAGGATTTGCCCTTTGTCCATGCCGATGGCGAATGGCTAGTCGAATCAATTTCTAGACTGCTGGATAATGCCTGCAAATTCACGCCATCAGCCGGTGAGATTCGGATTCAAGCCAAGGCCGATCGCGACACAAACATGATGGAAGTGATTGTGATTGATACAGGCCGGGGAATTGAGCCACATCTGCTGGAAACTATCTTTGAGCGGTTTTATCAAGAAGAAGGCGCATTGCGGCGCAGCACCGGCGGCACCGGCCTCGGACTCGCAATTTGTCGTCAGATCATCACCAACTGGGGCGGTCAGATCTGGGGTAAATCAGCGGGGA